A region from the Vicia villosa cultivar HV-30 ecotype Madison, WI linkage group LG3, Vvil1.0, whole genome shotgun sequence genome encodes:
- the LOC131593306 gene encoding putative disease resistance protein At3g14460 isoform X2, whose product MDIFNVGETGSKVIVTTRDERIAKSMQTFLSVHYLRPLDIEDCWSLLAKHAFGERSYQQRSNLEKIGREIAKRCHGLPLAAVVHGALLCTLLFPDDWNYVLQSNVRDTNYKVQASLRLSYNFLSDPLKRCFEYCSIFPKNSILEKKMVVQLWIAAGLVESSTDQEKLGDEYFDVLVSRSLIHRRSIGDKEGNFEMHNFIHDLATEVSFPYCINMDEHILHENVYNLSYNRGLYDSFDKFDKLYGLEGLRTFLALPLQEQMPLCLLSKKVVHDLLPTMKQLRVLSLSNYKSITQVPNSFGDLLYMRYLNLSHTNIERLPSKTCKLYNLQFLLLAGCKRFTELPKDMGKLVNLCYLDVSNTALREMPKHMGKLVNLYYLDVSNTALRELPEDMGKLVNLRYLDVSDIVLTEMPIQIAKLQNLQTLSDFVVSKHNDGLKVAELGKFPNLHGKLSISQLQNVYDPIEAFKANMKMKERIDELALEWDCGTTSNPQVQSIVLEHLQPSKNLKSLTIKGYGGVNIPNWLGDSLFDNMVYLRISNCDNCLWLPPLGQLGNLKELNIVWMLSINSVGIEFYGSDGSALFQPFPSLETLRFEDMPEWEEWNMIGGPTMNFPSLKHLLLNKCPKLQGNILYKLPSLTELELKGCPLLVESRHSDDNNNIIIIAPMSGVFNKLMLPLNSLQQLIIDDFPCLTSFPTAGLPKTLKFLIISNCENLEFLPHECLHNYTLLEELKISYSCNSMISFTLGALPVLKSLFIEGCINLKSILIAEDVSQKSLSFLRSIKIWDCNELESFSPGGLATPNLIYFGMWKCEKLPSLPQAMHTLTDLREMEIDNLPNLQSFFIDDLPSSLQELTVGSVGGIMRNTVPTWEHLTCLSVLRINSDDSVNMLMGPFLPASILTLCIYDLNDTVIDGKWFQHLKSLQKLEIVNAPKLKSLPKEGLPSSLHVLSITCCPLLETNLQRKRGKEWRKIARIPFIIINDKMIT is encoded by the coding sequence ATGGATATCTTTAATGTTGGGGAAACAGGAAGTAAAGTCATAGTCACAACACGAGATGAAAGAATTGCAAAATCTATGCAAACCTTTCTTTCTGTTCACTATCTGAGACCTTTGGATATTGAGGATTGCTGGTCTTTACTTGCCAAACATGCATTTGGAGAACGTAGCTACCAACAACGATCCAACCTAGAAAAAATTGGTAGGGAAATTGCAAAAAGGTGTCATGGATTACCATTGGCTGCAGTAGTACATGGGGCTCTTCTTTGCACCTTATTGTTCCCAGACGACTGGAATTATGTACTACAAAGTAATGTTCGGGATACAAATTATAAGGTGCAAGCTTCTCTCAGATTGAGCTACAATTTTCTTTCTGATCCTTTAAAAAGATGCTTTGAATATTGttcgatttttccaaaaaattccaTCTTAGAAAAAAAGATGGTAGTTCAGTTGTGGATTGCAGCAGGCTTAGTGGAATCGTCCACAGATCAAGAAAAACTTGGAGATGAATACTTTGATGTACTAGTGTCAAGATCGTTGATACATCGACGATCTATTGGTGACAAGGAAGGAAACTTTGAAATGCACAACTTCATCCATGATTTAGCTACAGAGGTTTCATTTCCTTATTGTATCAATATGGACGAACATATCCTACATGAAAATGTATATAATTTGTCATACAATAGAGGCCTATATGACTCATTTGATAAATTTGATAAATTGTATGGATTAGAAGGTCTGCGTACCTTTCTAGCTTtaccattacaagaacaaatgccTCTTTGTTTGCTATCAAAAAAGGTAGTACATGACTTGCTGCCAACAATGAAACAATTACGTGTGTTGTCTCTGTCAAACTACAAGAGTATCACTCAGGTTCCCAACTCTTTTGGAGATTTGTTATACATGAGGTACTTAAATCTTTCTCACACTAATATTGAAAGGCTGCCTTCTAAAACATGCAAGCTTTACAATCTGCAGTTCTTGTTGTTGGCAGGCTGTAAAAGGTTCACTGAATTGCCAAAGGACATGGGAAAATTGGTTAATCTGTGCTACCTTGACGTAAGTAACACCGCATTGAGGGAGATGCCGAAGCACATGGGAAAATTGGTTAATCTATACTACCTTGACGTAAGTAACACCGCATTGAGGGAGCTGCCGGAGGACATGGGAAAGTTGGTTAATCTACGCTACCTTGACGTTAGTGACATTGTATTGACGGAGATGCCAATTCAAATAGCTAAACTACAAAACCTCCAAACTCTGTCCGACTTTGTTGTCAGCAAACATAATGATGGATTGAAGGTTGCAGAGTTGGGAAAATTTCCCAACCTACATGGAAAACTTTCCATCTCACAACTACAAAATGTTTATGACCCCATTGAAGCTTTTAAAGccaatatgaagatgaaagaacgAATAGATGAATTAGCTTTAGAATGGGATTGTGGTACTACTTCAAATCCACAAGTTCAAAGTATTGTACTTGAACACTTGCAACCCTCAAAAAATTTGAAAAGTCTCACCATCAAAGGCTATGGCGGAGTCAACATTCCAAATTGGTTGGGTGATTCTTTATTTGATAATATGGTGTATTTAAGGATCTCCAATTGTGATAACTGTTTATGGCTTCCACCCCTTGGACAATTGGGTAATTTGAAAGAACTCAATATTGTTTGGATGCTTTCAATAAACAGTGTTGGTATAGAGTTCTATGGAAGTGATGGTTCTGCTTTATTTCAACCATTTCCGTCCTTAGAGACTCTACGCTTTGAGGATATGCCTGAGTGGGAGGAATGGAACATGATTGGAGGTCCGACTATGAATTTTCCTAGTCTCAAACATTTGTTGCTAAATAAATGTCCTAAATTGCAGGGAAACATACTTTACAAACTTCCTTCCTTAACTGAACTTGAGTTAAAAGGGTGTCCTTTACTGGTGGAGTCAAGACATTCAGATGATAATAACAATATCATCATTATAGCTCCAATGTCGGGTGTATTCAACAAATTGATGCTCCCTCTCAATTCTCTTCAACAGTTGATCATAGACGACTTTCCATGTCTAACGTCTTTCCCAACAGCCGGCCTACCAAAAACCTTGAAATTTCTCATAATCAGTAATTGTGAGAATCTAGAGTTTCTACCTCATGAATGTTTGCACAATTACACATTGCTCGAGGAATTGAAAATATCTTATAGTTGTAATTCAATGATATCATTTACCTTGGGTGCTCTCCCCGTCCTCAAGAGTCTGTTTATTGAAGGTTGTATAAATCTGAAATCAATATTAATTGCAGAAGATGTGTCACAAAAGAGTCTCTCATTTCTTAGAAGCATCAAAATATGGGATTGTAATGAACTGGAGTCATTTTCCCCAGGTGGATTGGCCACTCCAAACCTCATTTATTTTGGAATGTGGAAGTGTGAGAAGCTTCCTTCACTACCACAAGCAATGCACACTCTAACTGACCTTCGAGAAATGGAAATTGATAATCTACCAAATCTTCAATCATTTTTCATCGATGATTTGCCTAGTAGTTTACAAGAACTGACTGTTGGTTCTGTTGGAGGGATTATGCGGAATACTGTGCCAACTTGGGAACATCTCACTTGTCTTTCAGTGTTGCGAATTAACAGCGATGATTCGGTGAACATGTTGATGGGGCCTTTTCTACCTGCATCGATTTTGACACTATGCATCTATGATCTCAATGATACAGTCATTGATGGGAAGTGGTTTCAACATCTAAAGTCTCTCCAAAAACTTGAGATTGTTAATGCTCCCAAACTCAAGTCGTTGCCAAAAGAGGGATTGCCTTCCTCTCTGCATGTACTAAGTATCACTTGTTGTCCGTTATTGGAAACCAATTTGCAGAGGAAGCGAGGAAAAGAATGGCGTAAGATTGCTCGCATTCCCTtcataatcatcaatgataaAATGATCACATGA
- the LOC131593306 gene encoding putative disease resistance RPP13-like protein 1 isoform X1, with amino-acid sequence MEGIQFEREKLLSLSNSVKVLLENHVFTLFANNIRRPKSDVLLLKKLKKALLDLQDLLLCHDLEKPTPNPALDQPLDLLRYAVFQLASFFDEIDFSLRYATPINTKLLNNLVSLNHVIDSETKRLIEISQGLSLEEQLGQLTVSNSSTVDSHETPPTSSSTILDAESSIYGRDADIHKLKHLLLSTDSRVISIVGMGGIGKTTLASHLYNDPQVNAKFELKRWAHFSKHVDDLSVFKTILESITSPSPATTNDTTDMNTIYPKFLLVLDDVWDARSVNWTLLMDIFNVGETGSKVIVTTRDERIAKSMQTFLSVHYLRPLDIEDCWSLLAKHAFGERSYQQRSNLEKIGREIAKRCHGLPLAAVVHGALLCTLLFPDDWNYVLQSNVRDTNYKVQASLRLSYNFLSDPLKRCFEYCSIFPKNSILEKKMVVQLWIAAGLVESSTDQEKLGDEYFDVLVSRSLIHRRSIGDKEGNFEMHNFIHDLATEVSFPYCINMDEHILHENVYNLSYNRGLYDSFDKFDKLYGLEGLRTFLALPLQEQMPLCLLSKKVVHDLLPTMKQLRVLSLSNYKSITQVPNSFGDLLYMRYLNLSHTNIERLPSKTCKLYNLQFLLLAGCKRFTELPKDMGKLVNLCYLDVSNTALREMPKHMGKLVNLYYLDVSNTALRELPEDMGKLVNLRYLDVSDIVLTEMPIQIAKLQNLQTLSDFVVSKHNDGLKVAELGKFPNLHGKLSISQLQNVYDPIEAFKANMKMKERIDELALEWDCGTTSNPQVQSIVLEHLQPSKNLKSLTIKGYGGVNIPNWLGDSLFDNMVYLRISNCDNCLWLPPLGQLGNLKELNIVWMLSINSVGIEFYGSDGSALFQPFPSLETLRFEDMPEWEEWNMIGGPTMNFPSLKHLLLNKCPKLQGNILYKLPSLTELELKGCPLLVESRHSDDNNNIIIIAPMSGVFNKLMLPLNSLQQLIIDDFPCLTSFPTAGLPKTLKFLIISNCENLEFLPHECLHNYTLLEELKISYSCNSMISFTLGALPVLKSLFIEGCINLKSILIAEDVSQKSLSFLRSIKIWDCNELESFSPGGLATPNLIYFGMWKCEKLPSLPQAMHTLTDLREMEIDNLPNLQSFFIDDLPSSLQELTVGSVGGIMRNTVPTWEHLTCLSVLRINSDDSVNMLMGPFLPASILTLCIYDLNDTVIDGKWFQHLKSLQKLEIVNAPKLKSLPKEGLPSSLHVLSITCCPLLETNLQRKRGKEWRKIARIPFIIINDKMIT; translated from the coding sequence ATGGAGGGTATTCAATTTGAGAGAGAAAAACTGCTCTCACTCTCAAATTCTGTGAAGGTGTTGTTAGAAAACCATGTTTTTACTTTGTTCGCCAATAACATCAGGAGGCCAAAGTCTGACGTTTTACTGTTGAAAAAGCTGAAGAAAGCACTTTTGGATCTTCAGGATTTACTACTTTGTCATGATCTGGAGAAACCGACCCCCAATCCAGCTCTCGACCAACCGCTGGATTTGCTCAGATACGCTGTCTTTCAACTTGCTTCTTTCTTTGATGAAATCGATTTTTCATTGAGGTATGCTACCCCAATTAATACTAAGCTGCTCAATAATCTTGTTAGTTTAAATCATGTCATTGATTCTGAAACCAAAAGATTAATTGAAATATCACAAGGCTTGAGTTTAGAAGAACAACTAGGTCAATTAACTGTTTCCAATTCTAGCACTGTTGATTCCCATGAAACTCCTCCTACTAGTTCTTCTACTATTTTGGATGCTGAATCTTCTATTTATGGAAGAGATGCTGATATTCACAAACTTAAACATCTTTTGTTGTCTACTGATAGTAGAGTGATTTCTATTGTTGGTATGGGAGGGATTGGTAAAACAACCCTTGCTAGTCACCTTTACAATGATCCACAGGTAAATGCCAAATTTGAGTTAAAACGGTGGGCACATTTCTCGAAACATGTTGATGATTTGAGTGTTTTTAAAACCATTCTTGAGTCTATTACTTCACCAAGTCCAGCAACGACTAATGATACGACTGACATGAATACCATTTACCCAAAGTTTTTGCTAGTACTGGATGATGTGTGGGACGCAAGATCTGTCAATTGGACATTACTCATGGATATCTTTAATGTTGGGGAAACAGGAAGTAAAGTCATAGTCACAACACGAGATGAAAGAATTGCAAAATCTATGCAAACCTTTCTTTCTGTTCACTATCTGAGACCTTTGGATATTGAGGATTGCTGGTCTTTACTTGCCAAACATGCATTTGGAGAACGTAGCTACCAACAACGATCCAACCTAGAAAAAATTGGTAGGGAAATTGCAAAAAGGTGTCATGGATTACCATTGGCTGCAGTAGTACATGGGGCTCTTCTTTGCACCTTATTGTTCCCAGACGACTGGAATTATGTACTACAAAGTAATGTTCGGGATACAAATTATAAGGTGCAAGCTTCTCTCAGATTGAGCTACAATTTTCTTTCTGATCCTTTAAAAAGATGCTTTGAATATTGttcgatttttccaaaaaattccaTCTTAGAAAAAAAGATGGTAGTTCAGTTGTGGATTGCAGCAGGCTTAGTGGAATCGTCCACAGATCAAGAAAAACTTGGAGATGAATACTTTGATGTACTAGTGTCAAGATCGTTGATACATCGACGATCTATTGGTGACAAGGAAGGAAACTTTGAAATGCACAACTTCATCCATGATTTAGCTACAGAGGTTTCATTTCCTTATTGTATCAATATGGACGAACATATCCTACATGAAAATGTATATAATTTGTCATACAATAGAGGCCTATATGACTCATTTGATAAATTTGATAAATTGTATGGATTAGAAGGTCTGCGTACCTTTCTAGCTTtaccattacaagaacaaatgccTCTTTGTTTGCTATCAAAAAAGGTAGTACATGACTTGCTGCCAACAATGAAACAATTACGTGTGTTGTCTCTGTCAAACTACAAGAGTATCACTCAGGTTCCCAACTCTTTTGGAGATTTGTTATACATGAGGTACTTAAATCTTTCTCACACTAATATTGAAAGGCTGCCTTCTAAAACATGCAAGCTTTACAATCTGCAGTTCTTGTTGTTGGCAGGCTGTAAAAGGTTCACTGAATTGCCAAAGGACATGGGAAAATTGGTTAATCTGTGCTACCTTGACGTAAGTAACACCGCATTGAGGGAGATGCCGAAGCACATGGGAAAATTGGTTAATCTATACTACCTTGACGTAAGTAACACCGCATTGAGGGAGCTGCCGGAGGACATGGGAAAGTTGGTTAATCTACGCTACCTTGACGTTAGTGACATTGTATTGACGGAGATGCCAATTCAAATAGCTAAACTACAAAACCTCCAAACTCTGTCCGACTTTGTTGTCAGCAAACATAATGATGGATTGAAGGTTGCAGAGTTGGGAAAATTTCCCAACCTACATGGAAAACTTTCCATCTCACAACTACAAAATGTTTATGACCCCATTGAAGCTTTTAAAGccaatatgaagatgaaagaacgAATAGATGAATTAGCTTTAGAATGGGATTGTGGTACTACTTCAAATCCACAAGTTCAAAGTATTGTACTTGAACACTTGCAACCCTCAAAAAATTTGAAAAGTCTCACCATCAAAGGCTATGGCGGAGTCAACATTCCAAATTGGTTGGGTGATTCTTTATTTGATAATATGGTGTATTTAAGGATCTCCAATTGTGATAACTGTTTATGGCTTCCACCCCTTGGACAATTGGGTAATTTGAAAGAACTCAATATTGTTTGGATGCTTTCAATAAACAGTGTTGGTATAGAGTTCTATGGAAGTGATGGTTCTGCTTTATTTCAACCATTTCCGTCCTTAGAGACTCTACGCTTTGAGGATATGCCTGAGTGGGAGGAATGGAACATGATTGGAGGTCCGACTATGAATTTTCCTAGTCTCAAACATTTGTTGCTAAATAAATGTCCTAAATTGCAGGGAAACATACTTTACAAACTTCCTTCCTTAACTGAACTTGAGTTAAAAGGGTGTCCTTTACTGGTGGAGTCAAGACATTCAGATGATAATAACAATATCATCATTATAGCTCCAATGTCGGGTGTATTCAACAAATTGATGCTCCCTCTCAATTCTCTTCAACAGTTGATCATAGACGACTTTCCATGTCTAACGTCTTTCCCAACAGCCGGCCTACCAAAAACCTTGAAATTTCTCATAATCAGTAATTGTGAGAATCTAGAGTTTCTACCTCATGAATGTTTGCACAATTACACATTGCTCGAGGAATTGAAAATATCTTATAGTTGTAATTCAATGATATCATTTACCTTGGGTGCTCTCCCCGTCCTCAAGAGTCTGTTTATTGAAGGTTGTATAAATCTGAAATCAATATTAATTGCAGAAGATGTGTCACAAAAGAGTCTCTCATTTCTTAGAAGCATCAAAATATGGGATTGTAATGAACTGGAGTCATTTTCCCCAGGTGGATTGGCCACTCCAAACCTCATTTATTTTGGAATGTGGAAGTGTGAGAAGCTTCCTTCACTACCACAAGCAATGCACACTCTAACTGACCTTCGAGAAATGGAAATTGATAATCTACCAAATCTTCAATCATTTTTCATCGATGATTTGCCTAGTAGTTTACAAGAACTGACTGTTGGTTCTGTTGGAGGGATTATGCGGAATACTGTGCCAACTTGGGAACATCTCACTTGTCTTTCAGTGTTGCGAATTAACAGCGATGATTCGGTGAACATGTTGATGGGGCCTTTTCTACCTGCATCGATTTTGACACTATGCATCTATGATCTCAATGATACAGTCATTGATGGGAAGTGGTTTCAACATCTAAAGTCTCTCCAAAAACTTGAGATTGTTAATGCTCCCAAACTCAAGTCGTTGCCAAAAGAGGGATTGCCTTCCTCTCTGCATGTACTAAGTATCACTTGTTGTCCGTTATTGGAAACCAATTTGCAGAGGAAGCGAGGAAAAGAATGGCGTAAGATTGCTCGCATTCCCTtcataatcatcaatgataaAATGATCACATGA